The following are encoded in a window of Telmatobacter sp. DSM 110680 genomic DNA:
- a CDS encoding Crp/Fnr family transcriptional regulator produces the protein MTAERTDLATALGKTALLSSLTPTELKTLAARTVRKLFSAGELLFSEGEPCNGLHIIAQGKVRIFKTSMSGREQVLAINVPGESVAELPVFDGGPFPASAVAIEDAEIAFISRRDFQAYCMEHPEVALKVLQVVGTRLRRLVGIIEELSFTTIRQRLISVLFKLAESEGKKTARGIEFQLPATHQELANQLGTVRELVSRNLMRLQAEGLLDVDARQIVVKDLSGLKALLEASA, from the coding sequence GTGACTGCTGAACGCACCGATCTCGCCACTGCCCTCGGTAAGACCGCACTGTTATCGAGCCTCACGCCGACGGAGTTGAAGACGCTGGCCGCGCGAACAGTTCGCAAGCTGTTCAGTGCCGGGGAGTTGCTTTTTTCTGAAGGCGAGCCGTGCAATGGCCTGCACATCATCGCACAGGGCAAGGTTCGTATTTTCAAGACTTCGATGAGCGGCCGAGAACAGGTTCTTGCGATTAATGTTCCAGGGGAGTCGGTCGCGGAACTGCCAGTCTTCGATGGCGGTCCATTTCCGGCCTCCGCCGTTGCGATCGAGGATGCAGAAATTGCATTCATCTCGCGTCGCGATTTTCAGGCGTACTGCATGGAGCATCCTGAAGTTGCATTGAAAGTTCTCCAGGTGGTGGGGACGCGGTTGCGACGGCTGGTGGGGATTATTGAGGAACTATCGTTTACCACGATCCGGCAGCGCTTGATTTCAGTCTTGTTCAAGCTGGCAGAGAGCGAAGGAAAGAAGACTGCTCGCGGAATTGAATTCCAGCTTCCCGCAACCCATCAGGAACTTGCCAATCAACTAGGCACCGTGCGCGAGCTCGTTTCCCGCAACCTGATGCGCCTTCAGGCTGAAGGACTGCTGGACGTGGACGCGCGACAGATCGTCGTCAAGGATCTCAGCGGTTTGAAAGCACTTCTCGAGGCTTCGGCTTAG
- a CDS encoding DUF542 domain-containing protein: protein MSTAAQSIREIVTSSPSAASIFHRFDIDLCVQADLSLEAVCRELQLSVDQVLEKLADAEVKERGGLAFDPLDVSLGRLIQHIVRVHHHRVRQVLPALAEMASKVATKRSDRDPELVRIAELVEALRSEMYAHIEKEEQVLFPFISQIDQESIVAYPPAHACFRSVAHPIFMMEQEHESADHIMRELIRITSHFEAPSWACATHTALFSGLREFEADLKQHVHLENDVLFPRAIQLEAEIKVRS, encoded by the coding sequence ATGTCCACCGCAGCGCAGTCTATCCGCGAGATCGTAACTAGCAGCCCATCCGCAGCCAGCATCTTTCATCGATTTGACATTGATCTGTGCGTGCAGGCGGACTTGTCGCTCGAAGCCGTGTGCCGGGAGCTGCAACTCTCTGTGGATCAAGTTCTCGAAAAACTTGCTGACGCAGAGGTTAAGGAACGTGGTGGCTTGGCATTCGATCCTCTCGATGTATCGCTTGGCCGGCTGATTCAACACATCGTCCGCGTTCATCATCATCGCGTTCGTCAAGTGCTCCCGGCCCTGGCTGAGATGGCGTCAAAGGTCGCGACAAAGAGGAGTGATCGAGATCCCGAACTGGTGAGAATCGCCGAATTAGTTGAGGCGCTTCGCAGCGAGATGTATGCGCATATCGAAAAGGAAGAGCAGGTGCTCTTTCCGTTCATCTCGCAGATCGATCAGGAATCGATCGTCGCCTATCCTCCCGCGCATGCATGTTTCCGTTCGGTCGCTCACCCGATCTTCATGATGGAGCAGGAACATGAATCTGCCGATCACATCATGCGGGAGCTCATTCGCATCACCAGTCACTTTGAGGCACCTTCATGGGCATGTGCGACGCATACCGCTCTCTTTTCGGGGCTCCGGGAATTTGAGGCAGACCTCAAACAGCATGTGCATCTTGAGAATGATGTTCTGTTTCCGCGTGCCATTCAACTGGAAGCAGAAATCAAGGTAAGGAGCTAG
- a CDS encoding ATP-binding protein, whose amino-acid sequence MKLTFRSLLLKIFLWFWATVLVTGISLVLTFILEPHGVPAQWHSTLAETARYSGTIAVETLEREGTPAAASYLDRLVHDTALKACLFDISGKIIAGDGCETFQQMATRVTGLNTSEFGMVFGIARVALILKGNSRRQYIFATELPAGPRAAAGFNRTTFLVQWGVAFLVSGFVCYLLTRYITAPILRLRAASQQLATGDLSTRAGPEIASRQDEIGDLLRDFDAMASRIEDLVSGQRQLISDVSHELRSPLARLNVALDLGRQRKGNDAAFDQMEQDLALLNEMIGRLLTIAKLDVSARQVPMVQVDLTELVSQIVRDANFEARVLDRAVQLTAEGPYLVRGNPELLHGAIENVVRNAIHYTASGTSVEVSMQVVRQPKKSFVRVTIRDHGPGLPESELVNIFRPFYRVADARDRQSGGTGLGLAIADRVIRTHGGTIRAENASSSGLMVEILLPECESDLT is encoded by the coding sequence ATGAAACTGACATTCCGTAGCCTCTTGCTTAAAATTTTCCTTTGGTTCTGGGCGACCGTCCTCGTCACAGGCATCTCACTCGTGCTTACCTTCATTCTTGAACCGCACGGCGTACCTGCGCAGTGGCATTCGACGCTTGCGGAAACAGCTCGCTACTCCGGAACGATTGCGGTTGAGACCCTCGAAAGGGAAGGCACACCCGCCGCGGCATCCTACCTCGATCGACTAGTTCACGACACTGCTTTGAAGGCGTGTCTCTTCGATATCTCAGGAAAGATCATCGCCGGGGATGGGTGCGAAACATTTCAGCAGATGGCGACACGCGTCACGGGTTTAAATACATCCGAATTCGGCATGGTATTTGGAATAGCGCGCGTCGCATTAATCCTGAAAGGGAATAGCCGCCGCCAATACATCTTTGCGACCGAACTCCCCGCCGGCCCCCGCGCCGCGGCAGGCTTCAACCGAACCACGTTCCTGGTGCAGTGGGGAGTCGCGTTTCTTGTTTCAGGCTTTGTGTGCTACCTGCTCACCCGCTACATCACCGCGCCTATTCTCCGCTTGCGTGCGGCATCGCAACAGCTGGCCACTGGCGATTTGAGCACCCGCGCAGGTCCTGAAATCGCCTCCCGGCAAGATGAAATTGGAGATCTGTTGCGGGACTTCGATGCCATGGCCTCTCGCATTGAAGATCTCGTATCTGGACAACGTCAACTCATCTCCGATGTTTCGCACGAATTGCGCTCGCCTCTGGCCCGGCTGAATGTGGCCCTCGACCTTGGCCGCCAGCGAAAAGGGAACGATGCGGCTTTCGATCAGATGGAGCAGGACCTCGCTCTCCTCAACGAAATGATCGGGCGCCTCCTGACGATTGCAAAACTGGATGTCTCCGCCAGGCAAGTACCGATGGTCCAAGTCGACCTCACGGAACTCGTATCCCAGATCGTCCGCGATGCCAACTTCGAGGCTCGCGTGCTAGATCGCGCCGTCCAATTAACTGCGGAGGGCCCGTACCTCGTTCGCGGAAACCCGGAACTGCTGCACGGAGCGATCGAGAATGTGGTTCGAAACGCGATCCATTACACCGCCTCCGGAACCTCCGTCGAAGTATCGATGCAAGTTGTGCGTCAGCCAAAGAAATCCTTCGTACGCGTCACAATTCGCGACCATGGACCGGGCCTTCCCGAGTCCGAGCTCGTCAATATCTTTCGACCCTTCTATCGGGTAGCGGACGCCCGCGACCGACAGTCCGGCGGAACTGGTCTCGGACTCGCTATAGCTGACCGCGTCATTCGAACTCACGGCGGAACTATCCGCGCCGAAAACGCCTCGTCATCAGGCTTGATGGTTGAAATCCTCTTGCCGGAGTGCGAATCCGATTTGACCTAA
- a CDS encoding nitric-oxide reductase large subunit, which produces MSYKRYWVALAIVIIGSFAVLGGVGRKMISEAPPIPDVYNAEGQLLFTGSSITDGQGVWQSIGGQEIGTVWGHGAYVAPDWSADWLHRESEILLNTWAVRAGASNFEALGPDQQAIFKARLIREMRTNTYDVSRNRVTLSDDRAAAFEQLRAYYTDVFATGRSAYAIPSGALTNAAKQRQLAAFFWWTSWACSTDRLGSETTYTNNWPHEPLIGNVPTSGAVLWSVLSFVGLLAGIGGLVWWYASQEKELVHGPYPESDPFLVFKPTPSQRATLKYFYVVVILWGVQILMGVLTAHYGVEGQAFFGFPLAKYLPYAVTRTWHLQIAIFWIATSWLATGLYVGPAVSGHEPKYQRLGVNALFGALILVVGGSLAGEWMGIQQRLGNMWFWFGSQGYEYVDLGRFWQILLFVGLVLWLVLMIAALKPALVRKSEDRALLTLFLISSIAIPLFYSAGLMYGQRSHLVTAEYWRWWVVHLWVEGFFEVFATVVIGFLFTRLKLIEIRTATKAALFSTTIFLSGGIIGTFHHLYFAGATPAVIGLGAIFSAFEVVPLTLIGYEAWENIRLAQPTRKSQWIANYKWPIYFFVAVAFWNLVGAGLFGFLINPPISLYYVQGLNLTPVHGHTALFGVYGMLGLGLTLFCLRALNPGRKWKETPLKLSFWSLNFGLIFMVILSMLPVGLLQAWASIEHGTWYARSSEFMQSSSMQTLRWMRVPGDILFAIGAALFAWFVLGLLTGHSIDSNSTTGRSTQVEVEEQEVALAGR; this is translated from the coding sequence ATGTCCTACAAACGTTATTGGGTGGCATTGGCCATCGTCATTATTGGATCTTTCGCTGTTCTCGGTGGAGTCGGGCGGAAGATGATCAGCGAAGCTCCGCCTATCCCAGACGTGTACAACGCTGAAGGGCAGCTTCTCTTCACTGGCAGTTCCATCACGGACGGCCAGGGAGTGTGGCAATCGATCGGCGGGCAGGAGATCGGCACAGTCTGGGGCCACGGCGCTTATGTTGCACCCGACTGGAGTGCGGATTGGCTGCACCGGGAATCGGAGATTCTGCTGAACACCTGGGCGGTCAGGGCTGGGGCGTCTAATTTCGAGGCTCTCGGACCGGATCAACAGGCGATCTTCAAGGCGCGGTTAATTCGCGAGATGCGAACCAACACCTATGACGTCTCGCGCAATCGCGTGACGCTAAGCGACGATCGCGCTGCGGCGTTTGAGCAACTCCGCGCTTACTACACCGACGTTTTTGCCACGGGTCGGTCGGCTTATGCCATCCCCAGTGGCGCATTGACCAATGCCGCAAAGCAGCGTCAACTCGCCGCGTTTTTCTGGTGGACTTCGTGGGCTTGCAGCACGGATCGCCTGGGTTCTGAAACGACGTACACGAATAACTGGCCGCATGAGCCGCTGATCGGCAATGTGCCAACATCGGGCGCTGTGCTCTGGAGCGTTCTCAGCTTCGTTGGATTGCTGGCCGGAATTGGCGGACTTGTCTGGTGGTATGCGTCGCAGGAAAAGGAACTCGTTCACGGGCCTTATCCAGAAAGCGATCCTTTCCTTGTATTCAAGCCAACCCCGTCGCAACGTGCGACTCTGAAGTATTTTTACGTAGTGGTGATTCTCTGGGGTGTGCAGATTTTGATGGGAGTGTTGACTGCTCACTACGGAGTCGAGGGGCAGGCCTTCTTTGGATTTCCGCTCGCGAAGTACTTACCGTATGCCGTCACGCGCACGTGGCATCTGCAAATCGCGATTTTCTGGATCGCGACCTCATGGCTGGCAACGGGTCTTTACGTTGGGCCGGCGGTCAGCGGTCACGAGCCGAAGTATCAGCGACTCGGTGTCAATGCACTCTTTGGCGCACTGATCCTCGTCGTTGGCGGATCGCTCGCCGGCGAATGGATGGGTATTCAACAGCGTCTTGGCAACATGTGGTTCTGGTTCGGCAGCCAGGGTTATGAATACGTCGACCTCGGACGCTTCTGGCAGATTCTGCTGTTCGTCGGATTGGTACTGTGGCTTGTCCTGATGATTGCGGCCCTCAAGCCGGCACTGGTTCGCAAGAGTGAAGACCGCGCACTCCTCACGCTGTTTCTCATCTCCAGCATCGCAATCCCGCTCTTCTATTCTGCCGGACTGATGTACGGCCAGCGCAGCCACCTGGTTACAGCGGAATACTGGCGCTGGTGGGTAGTTCACCTCTGGGTTGAAGGTTTCTTCGAAGTGTTCGCCACTGTTGTGATCGGATTCTTATTCACGCGGCTCAAGCTGATCGAGATTCGCACCGCTACCAAGGCGGCGCTCTTTTCGACGACGATCTTTTTGTCGGGGGGCATCATCGGAACGTTTCATCATCTCTACTTCGCGGGTGCGACACCGGCGGTGATTGGCCTGGGTGCAATCTTCAGCGCATTTGAGGTTGTGCCACTGACATTGATTGGTTACGAAGCCTGGGAGAACATTCGCCTCGCGCAACCGACAAGGAAGTCTCAGTGGATCGCCAACTACAAGTGGCCCATCTATTTCTTCGTCGCGGTTGCATTCTGGAATCTTGTGGGAGCGGGCTTATTCGGCTTCCTTATTAATCCACCGATTTCCCTTTATTACGTGCAGGGACTCAACCTTACTCCCGTTCACGGTCACACGGCTCTGTTCGGCGTGTACGGAATGCTTGGCCTCGGACTCACGCTGTTCTGCCTCCGCGCGCTTAATCCAGGGCGCAAATGGAAGGAGACCCCGCTGAAGCTCTCCTTCTGGTCTCTCAACTTTGGATTGATCTTCATGGTCATCCTCAGCATGCTGCCGGTCGGATTGTTGCAGGCATGGGCATCGATTGAACACGGCACCTGGTATGCGCGTTCCTCCGAGTTCATGCAGTCCAGTTCGATGCAGACATTGCGCTGGATGAGAGTTCCCGGAGACATCCTGTTTGCGATTGGAGCAGCACTGTTCGCGTGGTTCGTGCTCGGCCTTTTGACTGGGCATTCAATCGACAGCAATTCAACAACAGGCAGAAGCACTCAGGTTGAAGTTGAAGAGCAAGAGGTGGCCCTCGCGGGCCGCTGA
- a CDS encoding response regulator transcription factor, which yields MDRVLIVDDDVQLCGLLTERLESEGFTIEVANDGIRGLDRALSMEHSLVVLDLMLPGMTGLDVLRRLRAKSPVPVLILTARGEDIDRILGLEIGADDYVPKPFNPRELIARIRAILRRTSIPANPASPLVVGDLRLDSRAREVWLEDVALNLTSVEFTLLETFLRDAGKILSREQLTEAVLGRKLAPFDRVIDVHVSNIRKKLGTSEHGPRIKAIRGNGYLFVARPEAK from the coding sequence ATGGATCGCGTTCTCATCGTCGACGATGACGTTCAATTGTGCGGGCTGCTCACAGAGCGCCTGGAATCTGAAGGATTCACAATCGAAGTAGCTAATGATGGGATTCGCGGCTTGGACCGCGCCCTTTCAATGGAACACTCTCTGGTTGTGCTCGATCTGATGTTGCCCGGAATGACAGGCCTCGATGTCCTGCGCCGGCTGCGCGCCAAGTCTCCTGTACCGGTGTTGATCCTCACCGCGCGTGGCGAAGATATCGACAGGATTCTCGGATTGGAAATTGGCGCTGATGACTACGTGCCAAAACCATTCAACCCGCGGGAACTGATCGCACGAATTCGCGCCATCCTGCGTCGAACCTCCATTCCCGCAAACCCCGCGAGCCCGCTGGTAGTTGGTGATCTCCGCCTCGATTCGCGAGCCCGAGAGGTGTGGTTAGAAGATGTGGCTCTCAATCTGACCAGCGTGGAATTCACGCTGCTTGAAACCTTTCTGCGCGACGCTGGAAAGATCCTGAGTCGCGAGCAACTCACCGAAGCTGTCCTCGGCCGAAAGCTCGCACCCTTCGATCGCGTCATCGACGTGCATGTAAGCAACATCCGCAAGAAGCTGGGAACGTCCGAGCATGGCCCAAGAATTAAAGCCATTCGAGGCAACGGCTATCTCTTCGTTGCGCGACCCGAGGCGAAATGA
- a CDS encoding ATP-binding protein produces the protein MSKVKSTSVEVRLPSQLGYEKVAMSTAAAVAKLMGFREDRVEDLKTAVAEACINAIEHGNKLNDDLSVDVVLSAGVNALEVKVIDDGKGLKTVPPKPDIDKKIHGEEDPRGMGMFLIQALVDEAEWVKGSNGKSSYVRLVIRLDAVAD, from the coding sequence ATGAGCAAGGTGAAGTCCACTAGCGTGGAGGTGCGGCTGCCTTCGCAGCTTGGCTATGAGAAAGTGGCTATGAGCACCGCAGCCGCTGTGGCCAAGCTCATGGGTTTTCGCGAAGATCGCGTCGAGGATTTAAAGACGGCCGTAGCTGAGGCCTGCATCAACGCAATTGAACATGGCAATAAATTGAACGACGACCTCTCCGTCGACGTAGTGCTTTCAGCAGGCGTTAACGCTCTTGAGGTAAAAGTGATTGATGACGGAAAGGGGCTTAAAACTGTTCCACCCAAGCCCGACATCGATAAAAAGATTCATGGAGAAGAAGATCCCCGCGGCATGGGCATGTTCCTCATCCAGGCGCTGGTCGACGAGGCCGAATGGGTCAAGGGCTCGAATGGAAAAAGTAGTTATGTCAGGCTCGTCATTCGTCTGGATGCAGTAGCGGATTAA
- a CDS encoding SpoIIE family protein phosphatase — translation MAAGIHLSGNNETIDLQQQVARLQALLEASRQVHSTIREEAVLGAVLRIVVRELEMAGAAFPGTGLSYGEMPDLAAQTDEAAALPIYLLQDREGKRMAELVVAPPDSRELTIYEADFIEGLVLQAGVALENARNHERNLQWARVQQDLDAARNIQRSLLPQELPDIAGYSLAFRSVTCYEVGGDYLDLVEQPDGSLLIAVADVAGKGLASAMMSTSFRAAFRAMAITGPPLDELATRMNEHHWREGEEARRRYVTAIFLRLHPESGKIEVVNAGHNPGFLVSADGVARQFEAAGTPLGLLPGMRYSSEQAVFTPGTRLLFYTDGLTEVFRGEEEFGPERLMDEFSKCPGEQADVILDSLWATIDDFADGGPQSDDMTALALCRCAQGTEIPA, via the coding sequence ATGGCAGCAGGCATTCACTTATCCGGCAACAACGAAACGATCGATCTGCAGCAGCAGGTGGCACGCCTGCAGGCACTTCTCGAGGCCTCGCGCCAGGTACACTCCACCATTCGCGAAGAAGCCGTGCTTGGTGCAGTTCTCCGTATCGTCGTCCGCGAGCTCGAGATGGCCGGGGCAGCATTCCCCGGAACCGGCCTCAGCTACGGCGAAATGCCGGACCTCGCGGCCCAGACCGACGAAGCTGCCGCTCTCCCGATCTACCTCTTGCAGGACCGCGAGGGTAAGCGGATGGCCGAGCTGGTAGTGGCGCCGCCTGACAGCCGCGAGTTGACGATCTATGAAGCCGACTTTATCGAGGGACTGGTTCTGCAAGCCGGTGTCGCTCTTGAAAATGCCCGCAACCACGAACGCAACCTGCAATGGGCACGCGTCCAGCAAGATCTCGACGCTGCACGGAACATCCAGCGCTCGCTGCTGCCGCAAGAGCTACCCGACATCGCCGGCTATTCGCTGGCTTTCCGCTCCGTGACCTGTTACGAGGTAGGCGGCGATTACCTCGACCTCGTGGAGCAGCCCGACGGAAGCCTGCTGATCGCCGTAGCCGATGTTGCCGGTAAAGGTCTTGCATCCGCCATGATGTCCACCAGCTTTCGCGCGGCTTTTCGCGCTATGGCCATCACTGGGCCACCTCTCGACGAATTGGCTACGCGTATGAACGAGCACCACTGGCGCGAGGGCGAAGAGGCTCGCCGCCGCTACGTCACCGCCATCTTCCTGCGTCTTCATCCCGAGTCGGGCAAGATCGAGGTGGTCAACGCCGGTCACAATCCTGGATTCCTCGTATCCGCCGACGGCGTCGCGCGCCAATTCGAGGCCGCCGGCACGCCTTTAGGTCTATTACCGGGTATGCGCTACTCCAGCGAGCAAGCCGTGTTTACACCGGGAACCAGGCTGTTGTTTTATACCGACGGACTGACGGAGGTATTCCGGGGTGAGGAAGAGTTTGGCCCGGAACGACTTATGGACGAATTTTCTAAGTGTCCCGGCGAACAAGCCGATGTTATCCTCGATTCATTGTGGGCAACAATTGACGACTTTGCCGACGGCGGCCCGCAAAGTGACGACATGACCGCACTTGCGTTGTGCAGGTGTGCGCAGGGTACGGAGATACCGGCATGA
- a CDS encoding STAS domain-containing protein: MQSETKARVDQLTSPAGHPVTALRFEGDIASTSKEAVLGSYQSLPKATAKLVLLDFTKVDYINSSGIALVIQMLIEAANSGQKVYAFGLSPHFTKVFTMVGITKYAGLFPSQADALAAL, translated from the coding sequence GTGCAGAGCGAAACAAAAGCCCGCGTAGACCAGTTGACATCCCCGGCAGGACACCCTGTTACCGCCCTCCGCTTTGAGGGTGACATCGCCAGCACGTCCAAAGAGGCGGTGCTCGGCAGCTACCAATCGCTGCCCAAGGCGACTGCCAAACTTGTGCTGCTCGACTTCACCAAGGTCGACTACATCAATTCAAGCGGTATCGCGCTCGTCATCCAGATGCTCATTGAGGCTGCGAACTCCGGCCAGAAGGTCTATGCCTTTGGCTTGTCGCCACACTTCACCAAGGTCTTCACCATGGTGGGCATCACCAAGTATGCCGGCCTCTTCCCATCCCAGGCCGATGCTCTAGCGGCGCTGTAA